A single Gammaproteobacteria bacterium DNA region contains:
- the rpsR gene encoding 30S ribosomal protein S18 has protein sequence MARFFRRKRFCKFTAEGVKEIDYKDINTLKQYIGENGKIIPARLSGTKARYQRQLATAVKRARFLALLPYCESH, from the coding sequence ATGGCACGTTTTTTCCGTCGCAAGCGATTCTGCAAATTCACCGCCGAGGGGGTGAAGGAGATTGATTACAAAGATATCAATACCCTCAAGCAGTACATCGGTGAGAACGGCAAGATCATTCCGGCGCGCCTGTCGGGTACCAAGGCCCGTTACCAGCGCCAACTGGCGACGGCGGTCAAGCGCGCGCGGTTCCTGGCGTTGTTGCCGTACTGCGAATCACATTAG
- the rlmB gene encoding 23S rRNA (guanosine(2251)-2'-O)-methyltransferase RlmB gives MRQVYGLHAVRMLLRKSAHDVHVMRVQRGELHKGLKDLVARAEEQHVAVEQVPRAALDELTGGACHQGVVALCRKAAAPALKDWRTLYEKDERNALFLVLDGVEDPHNLGACLRVADAAGARAVIRPVHRGVGLTPAAVKVASGAAESVPLIEVNNLARTLSEMKEAGIWLVGADAAAAKSIYEMDLTGPLALVLGGEGEGMRRLTRESCDHLAHLPMRGSVESLNVAVSAGICLYEALRQRGVSGKPQFA, from the coding sequence ATGAGACAGGTTTATGGATTGCACGCCGTGCGCATGCTGTTGCGTAAATCGGCGCATGACGTGCACGTCATGCGCGTCCAGCGCGGCGAATTGCACAAGGGTTTGAAAGATCTGGTGGCACGGGCGGAGGAACAACATGTGGCCGTGGAGCAAGTGCCGCGAGCCGCGCTCGATGAACTGACCGGCGGCGCGTGCCATCAGGGCGTTGTGGCCCTGTGCCGCAAGGCGGCCGCGCCCGCGCTGAAGGACTGGCGCACGCTGTATGAGAAGGATGAGCGCAACGCCCTGTTTCTGGTGCTGGACGGCGTGGAAGACCCGCACAATCTCGGCGCCTGCCTGCGGGTGGCGGACGCTGCCGGCGCGCGTGCAGTGATCCGGCCCGTGCACCGCGGCGTCGGTTTGACGCCGGCGGCGGTGAAGGTCGCCAGCGGCGCCGCCGAGTCGGTGCCGCTCATTGAGGTTAACAATCTGGCCCGCACCTTGAGCGAGATGAAAGAAGCGGGAATCTGGCTGGTGGGCGCGGACGCGGCGGCCGCCAAGTCGATCTATGAAATGGACCTGACCGGCCCGCTGGCGCTGGTTTTGGGCGGGGAGGGCGAGGGCATGCGCCGTCTGACCCGTGAATCGTGCGATCACCTGGCGCACCTCCCCATGCGCGGCAGCGTGGAGAGCCTGAACGTCGCCGTCTCTGCCGGGATTTGCCTCTACGAGGCGTTGCGCCAGCGGGGAGTCTCCGGAAAACCGCAGTTCGCCTGA
- the rnr gene encoding ribonuclease R: MHRSKPPRHPADPHAAREAARYDKPIPSREFILELLREAGVPRSAEQIARALNVTDTDGLEAMERRLNAMERAGQVMRNRRGGYGLVSKMDLIKGRVTAHPDGYGFLIPEAGGEDLFLAAPQMKSLLHGDRALVRITGRDRRGRSEAALVEVLERANQNVVGRYHSPHGGVGYVVPDNRRIHQDILIPAGQDGGACNGQVVIAVLTAQPTLHHQPIGRVAEVLGEHGAPGMEIDIAVRSHGLPHVWPEAVVEEAGALPTGVRADDRRGRLDLRGLPLVTIDGEDARDFDDAVYCERQGQGFRLLVAIADVAHYVRPGNALDDEARRRGTSVYFPDHVIPMLPEALSNGLCSLNPKVDRLCLVCELHFDARGVRRSYQFHAAVMHSHARFTYTEVAAVLLAQDPALRRRHAALVPHLENLHALYRNLRQQRTRRGAIDFETTETRILFNAERKIDRIVPVARNEAHTLIEECMIAANVAAAEYLLERTMPALYRVHAPPLAEKLEDLREFLSGMGLALRRREPPAAHDYAELLATVRDRPDAELIQTVLLRSLKLAVYSPENIGHFGLALPAYAHFTSPIRRYPDLLVHRAIHHCLKGGKAAHYRYDNAAMRTLGEECSTTERRADEATRDAVAWLKCDYMRDKVGETYTGIISGVTGFGLFVTLRDIYVEGLVHITALPNDYYHCDTLHHRLRGERTGRQYRLGDALTVRVVRVDMDDRKIDFEAVDTGPAPAHADRSEPGARKPSRPHKHRKNHRASHKTSRKPHRGPRGKKR; this comes from the coding sequence ATGCACCGTTCCAAGCCGCCACGCCATCCCGCCGATCCGCATGCCGCCCGCGAGGCGGCACGCTACGACAAGCCCATTCCCAGCCGTGAGTTCATCCTCGAACTCCTGCGCGAAGCCGGCGTGCCGCGCAGCGCGGAGCAGATTGCGCGCGCGCTGAACGTGACCGACACGGATGGTCTGGAGGCCATGGAACGGCGACTGAACGCGATGGAGCGCGCCGGACAGGTCATGCGCAACCGTCGCGGCGGTTATGGATTGGTGAGCAAAATGGATTTGATCAAGGGCCGTGTCACCGCCCATCCCGATGGCTACGGTTTCCTGATACCGGAGGCGGGCGGAGAGGATCTCTTTCTGGCGGCGCCGCAGATGAAGAGTCTTCTGCATGGTGATCGCGCATTGGTGCGCATCACCGGCCGGGATCGCCGCGGCCGCAGCGAGGCGGCGCTGGTCGAGGTGTTGGAACGCGCCAATCAAAACGTGGTCGGGCGTTATCACAGCCCGCACGGCGGCGTCGGTTATGTGGTGCCCGACAACCGTCGCATCCACCAGGATATTTTGATCCCGGCTGGTCAGGACGGTGGCGCGTGCAACGGCCAGGTGGTGATTGCCGTCCTTACGGCGCAACCGACGTTGCACCATCAACCGATCGGCCGGGTGGCGGAGGTGCTGGGCGAACATGGCGCGCCAGGCATGGAGATCGACATCGCCGTGCGCAGCCACGGCCTGCCGCATGTGTGGCCGGAAGCCGTCGTTGAGGAAGCCGGCGCGCTGCCGACCGGAGTGCGCGCCGACGATCGCAGGGGACGACTGGATTTACGCGGCCTGCCGCTCGTCACCATTGATGGCGAGGACGCGCGCGATTTTGACGACGCGGTCTATTGCGAGCGGCAGGGGCAGGGATTCCGGTTGTTGGTGGCGATTGCCGACGTTGCGCACTACGTGCGGCCCGGTAACGCGCTGGATGATGAGGCGCGGCGGCGCGGCACCTCGGTGTATTTTCCGGATCACGTCATCCCCATGCTGCCCGAGGCGCTGTCCAACGGCCTGTGCTCGCTTAATCCCAAGGTCGATCGGCTGTGCCTGGTATGCGAGCTGCATTTCGACGCGCGCGGCGTGCGCCGCAGTTATCAATTCCACGCCGCCGTGATGCATTCGCACGCGCGGTTTACCTACACCGAGGTTGCGGCCGTGCTGCTGGCTCAGGACCCGGCGCTGCGCCGTCGCCACGCCGCGCTGGTGCCGCATCTGGAGAATCTGCACGCGCTCTACCGCAACCTGCGGCAGCAGCGAACCCGGCGCGGCGCGATCGATTTCGAGACCACGGAGACGAGGATTCTTTTCAACGCCGAGCGCAAGATCGATCGCATTGTGCCGGTGGCACGCAACGAGGCGCACACGTTGATCGAGGAATGCATGATTGCCGCCAACGTGGCGGCGGCGGAATATCTGCTGGAGCGCACGATGCCGGCGCTGTACCGCGTGCACGCGCCGCCGCTGGCGGAGAAGCTGGAGGATCTCAGGGAATTTCTTTCGGGCATGGGTCTCGCCCTGCGTCGGCGCGAACCGCCCGCCGCACACGACTATGCCGAACTGCTGGCCACGGTGCGCGATCGCCCGGATGCCGAGCTAATTCAGACCGTCCTGCTGCGCAGCCTCAAACTCGCCGTCTACAGCCCGGAGAACATCGGCCACTTCGGCCTGGCGCTGCCGGCCTATGCGCATTTCACTTCGCCGATACGCCGCTACCCCGATCTGCTGGTGCATCGTGCGATTCACCACTGCCTCAAGGGCGGCAAGGCCGCGCACTATCGTTATGACAATGCGGCGATGCGGACATTGGGCGAAGAGTGCTCGACGACCGAGCGACGCGCCGACGAGGCCACGCGCGACGCCGTGGCCTGGCTCAAGTGCGATTACATGCGCGACAAGGTCGGCGAGACGTATACCGGCATCATCTCTGGTGTCACCGGCTTCGGCCTGTTCGTCACCCTGCGCGATATTTACGTCGAGGGCCTGGTGCACATCACGGCGCTGCCGAATGATTACTACCATTGCGATACGCTCCATCACCGCCTGCGGGGTGAGCGCACGGGACGCCAGTACCGGCTCGGCGATGCGCTCACCGTGCGCGTGGTGCGGGTGGATATGGACGATCGCAAGATCGATTTCGAGGCGGTGGACACAGGCCCGGCGCCGGCGCACGCCGACAGGTCCGAACCCGGTGCGCGAAAACCATCGCGCCCGCACAAACACCGGAAAAATCATCGCGCCAGCCACAAGACCAGTCGCAAACCGCACCGCGGCCCGCGCGGGAAAAAGCGATGA
- the rpsF gene encoding 30S ribosomal protein S6, with protein MRHYEIVILVHPDQSEQVPAMLERYRNIVTGGGGAVHRLEDWGRRLLAYPIAKVHKAHYVLMNIECTQQALTELANAFRFNDAVIRNLIIGRDEAVTDPSPLVKPKEEEEGGFTARRQSETTAEDEEEAGDEGPAEDE; from the coding sequence ATGCGCCATTATGAGATCGTGATCCTGGTCCATCCGGATCAGAGCGAGCAGGTGCCCGCCATGCTCGAACGTTACCGCAATATCGTCACCGGCGGCGGCGGCGCCGTTCACCGCCTGGAAGACTGGGGCCGGCGGCTGCTGGCCTATCCCATCGCCAAGGTGCACAAGGCCCATTACGTGCTGATGAACATCGAGTGCACGCAGCAGGCGCTCACCGAGCTGGCCAATGCCTTCCGCTTCAACGATGCCGTGATCCGTAATCTCATCATTGGCCGTGACGAGGCCGTCACCGACCCCTCTCCGCTGGTCAAGCCGAAGGAAGAAGAAGAGGGCGGTTTTACTGCCCGGCGCCAGTCCGAGACGACGGCCGAGGATGAGGAAGAGGCCGGCGATGAAGGGCCGGCGGAAGACGAATAG